DNA from Paraphotobacterium marinum:
GATGAAATAAATTTTACTGAAATTTTTTGACCATTCATTGTTAAAACTTGGATTCTATATTGTATTCCTTTTTGAATAATTTCTTTTAATTTTAAATTTTGACAGAAACTTTTTGAGTATTGTTCGGTAAATTTTTTTGCATAATTGGGGTTCCCCCCAGAATATAAGAAGTTTAGTGTAATTAGATTTTTTGAAGATTTAGCATTAATAAATTTCAATGAATTATAACTAACTGACTTGCTGTTATTAAGAGATGCACTTCTATAGAGAGCTAGTGTATTTAATTCATTTTGATTGGTGGTTGAACAACCCCCAATCATGAATACTAGGAATAGAAATACAAATATCTTTTTCATGATAAGCCATTAAATTATTAAATAATTTCAATTTAATCATATATTGTAATTTTGGCTTTATCTATCAAAAAAAAAAATAATTCAAAAATTGTGACTTTTAACCGAAATTAAGTATGGTTTGACTATTACACTTCCATACACTTCATTCAGTACAAAAGGATCTTTATTTATCCAATTTTTAGCTGACTTGATATCATCAAACTTAGCAATTATTATAGATCCAATTGATTTAGAATCTTTTTCGCAATGATCTTTATCTAATATTGGACCTGCTAGCAGTAGGTTCTTGGATTCATTTAGTTCATTGATACGTTTGATATGATCAGGCCTAAATTTAACTCTATCTTCTTCTTTGTTGGGGGCATCTAATGCATATATAGAGTAATACATTTAATTTTTCTCCTTCTTTTTTAGCCACTTCGTCATGCAGAACACCATTATTCCTATAGGTATAAACATTAAAATTAAAAAACCAAAAACTTTAAAATCAACCCAAATATCCAAAGAAAAATTATAGAATATTATTAAATTCAGGATAGAGCCAATTAAGAAGTAAATAGACCAAATATTAGAAAGTGTATCCCATTGTTTTTTTTCCAAAGAATATTCTTTTGCTAACATTTTCTTAATCAGATTATGGTTAAAAAGTGCGGAGAAGAATAAACCTATACTGAAAACAAAATAAACAACAGATAACTTCCAAGCTAAAAACTTTGGTTCTTTATAAAAAATCGTCAGGCCACCAAGAATTACAAGAGCAATCAAGCTAAATAAAAGAGCTTTCTTAACTTTTTTAGTGATAAACCATGTTATTAATAATTGAAGTGACGTAACTATAATAAGGGCTATAGTTGCAGTGTAAATATCATATAATTTGAAAAAAACAAAAATATAATTAAAGGTATAAACTCGATTAATGCGTTCATATTTGTTAGCTAATAATTAAAATAATTAATATACTGAATTTTTTTAGAAAAACCACAATAAAAAAATAAATCTGTTTTATTAAATAGTTTTATAGATAAAATTATACTATAATGATTTAAATAACTAATTAATTTATATAGAAAAAACAATGAAAATCATTCTCATTATTAAAGGTGTGATATGACTGAAAATCAAAATATAATTATAGCACTTAATAAAATATTAACTGTTGAATTAACGTCTATTAATCAATATTTTCTCCACGCTAGAATTTTTAAACACTGGGGTCTTGAAGGCTTAAATTCTAAGGAATATAAAAAATCCATTTTAGATATGAAACAAGCTGATAGATTAATAGAAAGAATTTTATTTCTAGGGGGTCTGCCTAACCTACAACTTTTAAATAAAGTCAATATTGGAGAAGATACTGAAGAAATTATTCAAGCAGATCTTGAATTAGAAAATTCAGAACTTACTCTACTTAAGCAAGTTATCCAAGCTTGTGAAGATGCAAAAGATTTTGTTTCTAGAGATATTATAGAAAAAATTTTAGAAGAAGAAGAAGAGTATTATGATTGGCTCATTGTTCAACAAGAACTAATT
Protein-coding regions in this window:
- the gspS2 gene encoding type II secretion system pilot lipoprotein GspS-beta, which encodes MKKIFVFLFLVFMIGGCSTTNQNELNTLALYRSASLNNSKSVSYNSLKFINAKSSKNLITLNFLYSGGNPNYAKKFTEQYSKSFCQNLKLKEIIQKGIQYRIQVLTMNGQKISVKFISSC
- a CDS encoding YciI family protein — protein: MYYSIYALDAPNKEEDRVKFRPDHIKRINELNESKNLLLAGPILDKDHCEKDSKSIGSIIIAKFDDIKSAKNWINKDPFVLNEVYGSVIVKPYLISVKSHNF
- a CDS encoding inner membrane-spanning protein YciB, with amino-acid sequence MNRVYTFNYIFVFFKLYDIYTATIALIIVTSLQLLITWFITKKVKKALLFSLIALVILGGLTIFYKEPKFLAWKLSVVYFVFSIGLFFSALFNHNLIKKMLAKEYSLEKKQWDTLSNIWSIYFLIGSILNLIIFYNFSLDIWVDFKVFGFLILMFIPIGIMVFCMTKWLKKKEKN
- the bfr gene encoding bacterioferritin, which translates into the protein MTENQNIIIALNKILTVELTSINQYFLHARIFKHWGLEGLNSKEYKKSILDMKQADRLIERILFLGGLPNLQLLNKVNIGEDTEEIIQADLELENSELTLLKQVIQACEDAKDFVSRDIIEKILEEEEEYYDWLIVQQELIGNINIKNYQQSMMEK